A segment of the Aridibaculum aurantiacum genome:
TTTTCTATAACAGCTATTTCTTCCTGCTCTTTCTGTGCAAGGTCTTCGCGGTTCTGTTGTTTGTAAATGTCAAGGCTGTCGCGGCGCTGCTTTACTAGTTTTTGAAGCAGCTTGGTTTCATCCTCTTCTTTAAGTTCGCCACCAGCGCCTTCCGATGTTTTAGCTAAAATGATTGCTGCTTTTACTGCACGCAAACTTCTTAATGCTGCTTCATCTTTTGCTTTCATGGCGTCTTTCATTTCAGCCATTACCTTTTGTTCCAGGTTCATATATATGGGATGTTTAGAGGGTATTATTATGTTTGATCAATTACCTATTCGGTTAGAGCAGGCATTCAAGGCTAGCTCAGTTTATTTGACTGCAGCTGCGAGTCGCGGAATTTGGTGTAGAATTCTTTTGCAAAATTCTTGATATCAGCTGTAAGTTCAGCTTGTTGTGTAGCACGATTAAAAGTATCAGCCATGGTTACAAAAGTCTGGTAGAAAAAATCTGCCATTTCATCCACCATCATTTCTTTGGTCCAAAGATCTACGCGCAAAGCAGTTTTGTCTGCGCCGTCCCAAAATGCCAGCATCATTGCTTTGGCTTTTTGTGCTTGTTCCGCTGTACTGTCCGATGCGCTCCAGGTAATTCCTTCAGGCACTTTTTCTCTATCTAAATGAACATCTATGGTGATTGTACTTTTCGACATTGTATGGTAGTTATAAATAAAAATTTAAATGTTGTTGACTGGGCAATTTTTGTACCGCCGCAAAAATAGGAGAGTTATTTTGAAACAGCTTTTTCAATGGCATTCCACATCAGGTCAGCAGTGGCATCCCATGTAAATTTTCTTGCTTGCTCCTTTCCCTTTTCAATAAGGCTGCTGCGCAATTTTTCATCTTTAAAAATGCGCTGCATGTTGTCGGCAATGGCTTGGGGATTATCAGCATCTGCATACAAGGCAGCATCGCCACCTACCTCAGGCATACTACTGCTGTTTGATGTGAGCACCGGCACTTCGCACTGCATGGCTTCTACTATTGGTACACCAAAACCTTCAAAAAAGCTTGGGTACACTACAGCATACGCCGACGCTACCACCTGTGCCAGTGCTTCTTCCGGCAGGTAATCCAGCAATATCACTTCATCGCGGTATTTGTAGGTCTTTAATTTTCCAAGGGTATCGTCGTACATCCAACCTTTTTTACCGGCAACCAAAAGCTTCATGTTGGTTCGCTGCCATTTTTTGAAATTGGAGAAAGCCTTTAGCAGGTTCAGCAGGTTTTTGCGTGGATGAATACCACCAACAAATAAGAAGTATTCAAACCCTTGCGCGTATTTCTCTTTTACTTCTTCACGTTGCTCCCAATCCACAGGTTTAAAAACAGCTTTTGCCGCACTACCTACATTTATAATTTTTTCTGCAGGTGTTTTATACCTCTTGATGATGTCTGCTTTAGAAAATTCAGAAACAGTGGCCACCACTTTTGCTTTACGTAAAAACTTCCCGGTGTGGGTTTTATAAAAGAAAAGATGATGCTTAGGGATGAACCGCGGGAAATGTAGAAAAGCAAGATCGTGCACTACCAGTACCTGCGGCTTGAATGTAGTAAGGCTGCAAAATCCGTCGGGGCTAACAAAAACATCTGCTTTATGCTTTAGTAGTGCCAGCGGCACCTTTACATCGAACCACCAGCGAAAGCTAAATGCATGACGTGCGGCAGGTTTGATGACAAGCGGCGTTACATTAGCAGGAAGTGCAAGGTTTGTGGGAATTTCGCGGTCAAATAAAAACAGGAACTCATGCTCAGGGTGCTGCTGAGCAACCCGGTAAAAAACTTCCTTAGTAAAATAGCCATAACCTTCTAGTTCGCCCGCCACCAAAAAACGAGCATTGACCGCTATCCGCATGGCCGCAAAAGTAAGATTTAGGAATGTCAGTCACATTCTGAAGATCATGACAGCTTTATTTCATCATCTTTTACCTTTAGTACAAATACATCAGATGCGGAAATGGCTGCAGGCGTGGTTGAGAAGACCGGTAATGCGATGGGCACATCAACATGCTTCACGTCCTGTAAAGGAAAGGGTGCACGAAGCGCTAAAAGAACTGTACCATCAACTCCTTCACCATCCTGGAAAGCGAGGACCTGTAATAGATTTTGATCCTGCTTCTGATGCTTTCATAATTTTTTCTGATCATCATAAAGGAGCTAAAAACGGAGCGGATGATTTTGCAAAAGCAGAACCTACTTACCTGGCAGCGCTTGATCATTATTATGAACGGGGTTATCATTTGGTAGCACTGGGTGATGTAGAAGAGCTATGGGAAAACCTATTTCTTTCGGTGAAAAAGCACAATGTTCCTTCGTTCACCAAAGAAGGATTGTTTGTACATGCTGATCGTTTCACCAAAGTTTTTGGTAACCACGATCTGTTATGGGATAATGATCCGTTTGCACCACTTTACCTTGAACAGA
Coding sequences within it:
- a CDS encoding GatB/YqeY domain-containing protein; the protein is MNLEQKVMAEMKDAMKAKDEAALRSLRAVKAAIILAKTSEGAGGELKEEDETKLLQKLVKQRRDSLDIYKQQNREDLAQKEQEEIAVIEKFLPAQLTEEELKAEVQAVIAETGASSPADMGKVMGAATKKLAGRADGKAISAAVKELLSK
- a CDS encoding glycosyltransferase family 4 protein — its product is MRIAVNARFLVAGELEGYGYFTKEVFYRVAQQHPEHEFLFLFDREIPTNLALPANVTPLVIKPAARHAFSFRWWFDVKVPLALLKHKADVFVSPDGFCSLTTFKPQVLVVHDLAFLHFPRFIPKHHLFFYKTHTGKFLRKAKVVATVSEFSKADIIKRYKTPAEKIINVGSAAKAVFKPVDWEQREEVKEKYAQGFEYFLFVGGIHPRKNLLNLLKAFSNFKKWQRTNMKLLVAGKKGWMYDDTLGKLKTYKYRDEVILLDYLPEEALAQVVASAYAVVYPSFFEGFGVPIVEAMQCEVPVLTSNSSSMPEVGGDAALYADADNPQAIADNMQRIFKDEKLRSSLIEKGKEQARKFTWDATADLMWNAIEKAVSK
- the gldC gene encoding gliding motility protein GldC — its product is MSKSTITIDVHLDREKVPEGITWSASDSTAEQAQKAKAMMLAFWDGADKTALRVDLWTKEMMVDEMADFFYQTFVTMADTFNRATQQAELTADIKNFAKEFYTKFRDSQLQSNKLS